DNA sequence from the Oryza brachyantha chromosome 5, ObraRS2, whole genome shotgun sequence genome:
TCATTTAAGAGATCCTGAGGAAAAGAATTGGGTTTCCACCGAGCTGAAACAACATGCTGATGGTTCTAGTAAACCAAAACTACCGTTTTTTAGCTATTTGGCTtccatttccttttttaaaaaagaagattTAGTTACGATTGGAAATACACCTTTTTGTATCTTCATCCATAGATCCTTtactcatattttaaaaattggaATCCTTAATCCAATGCAAAATTATGCTTCGCGACTCAGTTCACTTGTTTTGCAAACCATAACATTGAAAAGTATCCCAAGTTCCTAACTTGGTGGCAGGctatacataaaaaatgttcAATGGAATAACTCAATTGTAAGGCTGCAAAATAATGGTGGTGCTCTCTCTAAAGAAAAGCCAGATGCCTGACTTTACAATATTGTTCGGCTTGCCTTCTTTTTTTGGAACAAAGTCCAGATTTTTAAAACTGAAGACGTGTTCAACATAGGACAAGTTACAAACTCTTTTCTGGAAGAGAGAAGCAGGCCCTAAAACCTGGCCTGTTTCAGCGCTAGTTCCCACTTTTTCCTAGATTATTAAACGGACTAATTTAAGTAAATTGCACACTCATAAGAGGTCTGAGAATGCTTTCTTTAGCGAATAGCATAGACAATATATCTATGCTCTGTTTCTATATAGTTACAACCCACTAACTACAATTACTGCTATAAAGGAGCATCTGTGAGGCCATGATGCCATGTCATCAAGAAGCTGAGCCAATTAAATTGATCCATTTGGTTCCTGTTTATTCTAGCTTATCTGGTATTCGCTCAAATTGCTCATTTGTTTCATATGAATTCCTGCAGCAACGCATAGGACATCAACTGTTTTTTTGCCATTATAAGTTTACAAAGTTGGAGATATACCATTGGTATCACAATGACATACGGGACCcgcatgagtcaatgacatatGGGTCAAGATggcatatctctaattttgtaaaattataatgacatcgttgcaattttcccttttaaatattatagcagTAGACCGATTACCTAGGTTTTACAAGAATTATTTTTCCATGAACTGGAAATTCTCTTTGATTCTTTTGTGACTGAAACTTTTGACAGATGATTTGATAGATTCAccaattagattttttttctccaaccATGCCATTCCAAAGGAATAGTTGATCTTCAAGAGCATGTGTAAACATTAAATGTCATATATTATCATTACAAAGAGAAAATATCTTCATTGCTATATAAGGTATCTGCAGTTTCACACCAAGCAGTGataataacaaatcaataatgAATGAGCACACTAACATGGCGTCCAGTCATAAAATACCAGGGTACATTACATGAAACATTCAACTGCACAATTCGTTTTTCTGATCTGTGATAAGTAGCAAATAGATGCTTATTGCTCTGTTTTCTGTTTTAATCTCGCTCCTTTTAATCAGACATAACTGTGAAGTATGAGATTCAACTATGTTGTAACTGAATGCTAAAAGGTGTGCATACCTCCATTTGGGTAGAGATGCTCCTGGAGACCTCCATTGGCCATGAACTCATAGACTAGCAGACGGTGTCCACCCTCTGAGCAATGGCCAATCAAGCCCAACAAATAAGGAGATCGAAGCCGACTCAGCAACTCCACCTACCAAAAAGATcatgtatttatattaaagATCACCAGTGTCCCATTTTAACCACTAAAACTTGATTAGCTCAGCTTAGCATTCCAGCAGACGCAAGATCATAACCCATTCAgtcaataaaacaaataaaggtaattagaGCTCCACGTGTGTGGTCAGAAACAAGTATAATGTTAATGCACACAAACACCAAAAATAACTGAAGCCCTTCAGGCAAATCTTATTTGAAACCCCTAAAAGTCTAGGTGAACTGAAGAAAAATCTCTCCTTGACACGAGACTGTGGCTATTCACTAATTTCAGCCTTTAGTGTAGCTATAGAACAACGCAACTGCTCCATTTTTGGAAGCATCTTCAACAACAGGCCAAACCAAAAATAACCCCAACAGATGACAGTGACACCATTTCGCTCCTCGGGAAACTATCATTGGTCTCTGTTGGACCCCCAAAGCTTTCATCAAGGTATGAAACGGGTGGTAAATTTTGTCCAGGGCCCCAAtctcataaatataaaaagaccCGCATTTCGATTGCTGCTAGTTACGGAATAGTAATATACTCAGAAAATGCAAGAAGTTTAGCATCACATGAGAGGATCACCTCCATCTcgaactcctcctccccttgcTTGCCGGGGCGATCCATGAGCTTGACCGCGACCTTCCTCCCGTCGGGGAGCACCCCGCGGTAGACGGCCCCGAAGCTCCCCTGCCCCACCACGTGGGCCCGGCCGAACCCGCCCGTCGCGGCGTGCAGCTGCCGGTAGCTGAACACCTGCACGCCCCTCTCCCCGCCGACCACGACCGCGCCCCCGTCGCTGGCGGAGTTGCTGGACGGGCTCTCCTTCCCCTGCGTCGGGACATTcgccgcagccggcggcggcggcgggggcagcgggggcggcggcatgggaggaggcgaggaggagcggtGCTTGGGGAGTTGGAGCGAGTGGAGCCTCCGGGAGACCTTGCGGGTGATGTAGCAGTAGTaggcgaaggcggcgacgagggagaggagggagagcgcCGCCAGGGAGACGATCACCATGAGGGCCACCGACTCCTCCCGCTTGtagtcatcgcctccgccgccgccgccgctcgacaTTGCAACCCTAGGCccgagggggagggggggggatcgagccgagccgaggaGGTGAATAGTGATCTCGGGAAGACGACGAGGGTTTTGAGGGGTTTTGGGAGCGGGGTGGGGGCGGAAGCtgcgcgctctctctctcttctccttttttgTGCGCGGAAACCGAGGTAGGAGACAGGGAGGAGTGGGTGGGCCCCACGAGTCAGTGGCttaaggaaggaaggaaggcgAGGCAAGGCAGGACCGCACGAGGGAGTGGCTGCGCCGGTGTTCGTTTTCTCGCCAAGTCAATAGTCGGTTTTGTCCGAAATGTTGACTATTTTGACTATTTTGGAAAACCcattttgaaaatatactcTAGCAAAAACATTAACTGTCAATGGACATTGTGCTCTACGTAGTTGAAAATAGCGCTGAAGTATACTATCTTAACGCCACATCGCATCCACGTTAAGATATACGTCAAGTTAACACTTTGATCATGTCAGTACGAGGTTAGCGTTTTCGACCTAAACACTAACCTAACTAGTATCTAGCAAAACCATTTCTCATAGCAAATTTGGCTAGCATCGTACATGCTATGGCATCAACGGACTAGTCATCTAGCTAGACTAGCCATCTAgttggccaaaaggttcatctaACTATCCAAGTTTGGCTAGCTTTCTTCAGCAGCTATCCTATATCTTTATTGGCTTCTTCTCTTTCctactttctctctcttgatTTGGCTCATCATTATAATATTTAGTGTATGATTTGGTTAGTCTTTTGAATGCATATGAAATATGGGTAGTG
Encoded proteins:
- the LOC102722679 gene encoding probable serine/threonine-protein kinase PBL7, with amino-acid sequence MSSGGGGGGDDYKREESVALMVIVSLAALSLLSLVAAFAYYCYITRKVSRRLHSLQLPKHRSSSPPPMPPPPLPPPPPPAAANVPTQGKESPSSNSASDGGAVVVGGERGVQVFSYRQLHAATGGFGRAHVVGQGSFGAVYRGVLPDGRKVAVKLMDRPGKQGEEEFEMEVELLSRLRSPYLLGLIGHCSEGGHRLLVYEFMANGGLQEHLYPNGGSCGGISKLDWPTRMRIALEAAKGLEYLHERVTPPVIHRDFKSSNILLDKDFRARVSDFGLAKLGSDRAGGHVSTRVLGTQGYVAPEYALTGHLTTKSDVYSYGVVLLELLTGRVPVDMKRPPGEGVLVNWALPMLTDREKVVQILDPALEGQYSLKDAVQVAAIAAMCVQQEADYRPLMADVVQSLVPLVKNRSTPKTCNPGVQA